The Impatiens glandulifera chromosome 8, dImpGla2.1, whole genome shotgun sequence genome includes a window with the following:
- the LOC124911091 gene encoding uncharacterized protein LOC124911091, with product MALEWVVLGYAAAAEAIMVLLLTLPGTHILRKGITGVTRKLLKPFLSILPFCLFLMMDLYWKFEKWPRCKSPESCTIAEVLRHQKSRMKLEKNALLIAAALMLYWLLYSVTHLVVKIEQLNQRVERGLKNKD from the coding sequence ATGGCATTGGAATGGGTAGTACTAGGGTACGCTGCCGCTGCGGAGGCTATAATGGTGCTCCTTCTTACTCTACCTGGTACCCATATTCTTCGTAAAGGCATAACCGGGGTTACTCGCAAATTATTGAAACCGTTTTTAAGTATCTTACCTTTCTGTCTATTTCTAATGATGGATTTATACTGGAAGTTTGAGAAATGGCCTCGCTGCAAATCACCGGAATCATGCACGATAGCTGAGGTTCTCCGGCACCAGAAATCAAGAATGAAATTGGAGAAGAATGCTTTATTAATTGCTGCAGCTCTAATGTTGTATTGGCTTCTTTACTCTGTTACTCATCTTGTTGTCAAGATTGAACAGTTGAATCAGAGAGTTGAGAGAGGATTGAAGAATAAGGATTGA